From the Rhodococcus sp. NBC_00297 genome, one window contains:
- a CDS encoding SDR family NAD(P)-dependent oxidoreductase has translation MTSYDLTGRTALVTGGAQGLGAGMAQALAAAGASVAIADINAAGGQETVEALRATGAKAEFVQLDVTDDAAWEAAVESTIGALGGLDIVVNNAGIEVTSLIADLDAEAASAMLQVNVIGTALGVKHAFRAMRPGGKAGKGGSVVNIASVAATIAFPGISLYSATKSGIDRLTRVAAAESGKLGYGVRVNCIYPALTPTAMGNKLAVDTAELGLFPSVEAAVQTVVELTPLGRLGQVDDMADAVVFLSSDAAKFITGAGLPVDGGMGM, from the coding sequence ATGACGAGTTACGACCTGACCGGACGAACGGCACTGGTCACAGGCGGTGCGCAGGGCCTCGGCGCGGGAATGGCGCAGGCTCTCGCGGCGGCAGGAGCGTCCGTCGCCATCGCCGACATCAATGCCGCGGGTGGTCAGGAGACGGTCGAGGCGCTGCGGGCCACAGGAGCGAAAGCGGAGTTCGTCCAGCTCGACGTCACGGACGACGCGGCCTGGGAGGCGGCGGTCGAGTCGACCATCGGCGCACTGGGCGGCCTCGACATCGTCGTCAACAACGCGGGTATCGAGGTCACCAGTCTCATCGCCGATCTCGACGCCGAGGCGGCGTCCGCGATGCTGCAGGTCAACGTCATCGGCACCGCACTCGGCGTGAAGCACGCATTCCGCGCGATGCGCCCCGGTGGCAAGGCCGGTAAGGGCGGATCGGTGGTCAACATCGCCTCGGTCGCCGCCACCATCGCGTTCCCCGGAATCAGCCTCTACTCCGCCACGAAATCGGGCATCGACCGACTGACCCGGGTCGCGGCCGCCGAATCGGGAAAGCTCGGCTACGGCGTGCGCGTCAACTGCATCTATCCGGCACTGACCCCGACCGCGATGGGCAACAAGCTCGCGGTCGACACCGCGGAACTCGGCCTGTTCCCGTCCGTCGAGGCGGCAGTGCAGACCGTCGTGGAACTGACGCCCCTCGGTCGACTCGGCCAGGTCGACGACATGGCGGACGCCGTGGTGTTCCTGTCGTCCGACGCCGCGAAGTTCAT
- a CDS encoding TetR/AcrR family transcriptional regulator, whose product MTQTTDPRLRVEERSRDKFEARRSELALATLATLAELGYARTSLREIAQNSEYSHGVLHYYFSNKLDLIAHAVRQYEEICVTRYDDVVAGAESAEQLRRSFTETFFGTLLADAAIHRLWYDLRNQSLFDSSFRADVLEIESRREEMIWRVVSRYCELVGAAPVLTPATAYITIDGIFQRALLNQIAERHPDVDEGRAQLDAVFDMVTGGVPSSH is encoded by the coding sequence GTGACCCAGACCACCGACCCCCGACTTCGCGTCGAGGAGCGCTCTCGAGACAAGTTCGAGGCGCGTCGCAGCGAGCTCGCACTGGCGACTCTCGCGACGTTGGCGGAACTCGGTTACGCCCGCACCAGCCTCCGCGAGATCGCTCAGAACTCCGAGTACTCGCACGGCGTCCTGCACTACTACTTCTCCAACAAGCTCGATCTCATCGCGCATGCCGTGCGGCAGTACGAGGAGATCTGTGTGACGCGGTACGACGACGTCGTCGCCGGGGCCGAGTCCGCGGAGCAGCTGCGACGCTCGTTCACCGAGACCTTCTTCGGCACTCTGCTCGCCGACGCGGCGATCCACCGCCTTTGGTACGACCTGCGCAATCAGAGCCTGTTCGATTCCTCCTTCCGTGCCGACGTCCTCGAGATCGAGTCCCGGCGCGAGGAGATGATCTGGCGCGTCGTCTCCCGGTACTGCGAACTCGTCGGAGCGGCGCCTGTTCTCACGCCGGCCACCGCCTACATCACCATCGACGGCATCTTCCAGCGCGCCCTGCTGAACCAGATCGCCGAGCGCCACCCCGACGTCGACGAGGGCCGGGCTCAACTCGACGCCGTCTTCGACATGGTGACCGGTGGCGTACCCTCCTCCCACTGA
- a CDS encoding MFS transporter: MAYPPPTDDRAADPLGYLGIVRLPGAARAFLPALLGRLAFAMVGLVILLAVQRATGSFAVAGSATGAFGVANVVASPYRARLVDRIGQRRALVSMAVGFATALGTLAVLTYVDAPAWSLVLGSLVTGFFPPPLGASMRVVWSSLTPPGPTRTRAYSLDAVSEESMFTIGPLLGATLVTALSPSIALAATGCVAVVGTVGMTTSRHSRGHGPRTTGTTPSSRPLRRPGFVGVLTAMAGVGAVLGTVEIAATAFAAKQGAIGSAGTLLAALGAGSVCGGLLYGRRSWAGSLTRRLLTTVLMMAVLTSLLSLVSTTVPLHVGLFLLGFCIAPALVTGYLLSDHLTTADVRTEASSWINTAVNAGAALASAGIGVVVDSRSPGTGFLVGGAAAALLLVLAAVTRPPS, encoded by the coding sequence GTGGCGTACCCTCCTCCCACTGACGACCGCGCCGCGGATCCGCTCGGCTATCTCGGCATCGTCCGATTACCCGGTGCCGCACGCGCTTTCCTCCCCGCACTGCTCGGCCGCCTGGCCTTCGCGATGGTCGGACTGGTCATCCTGTTGGCGGTGCAGCGTGCCACCGGATCGTTCGCGGTCGCGGGTTCCGCGACGGGTGCGTTCGGTGTCGCCAATGTGGTGGCGTCACCGTATCGGGCACGTCTCGTCGACCGCATCGGTCAGCGGCGAGCCCTCGTCTCGATGGCCGTCGGATTCGCTACGGCCCTGGGCACTCTGGCCGTTCTGACGTACGTCGATGCCCCGGCCTGGTCCCTGGTGCTCGGCAGTCTGGTCACCGGATTCTTCCCTCCCCCACTCGGTGCCTCGATGCGTGTCGTCTGGAGCTCGCTGACGCCGCCGGGGCCGACCCGCACCCGCGCCTACAGTCTCGATGCCGTGAGCGAGGAGTCGATGTTCACCATCGGTCCCCTCCTCGGCGCCACCCTCGTCACCGCCCTGTCCCCGTCGATCGCACTCGCCGCCACGGGATGCGTCGCCGTCGTCGGCACGGTCGGCATGACCACCAGCCGGCACTCGCGCGGACACGGCCCGCGCACGACAGGGACCACTCCCTCGTCGCGCCCACTCCGCCGGCCCGGCTTCGTCGGTGTCCTGACAGCGATGGCAGGGGTCGGGGCCGTCCTGGGAACCGTGGAGATCGCCGCCACAGCCTTCGCCGCGAAGCAGGGAGCCATCGGATCGGCCGGAACGCTTCTCGCGGCGCTCGGAGCCGGAAGTGTCTGCGGTGGACTGCTGTACGGGCGCCGGAGCTGGGCCGGCTCGCTGACCCGTCGACTTCTGACGACGGTCCTGATGATGGCCGTCCTCACCTCCCTGCTGTCGCTGGTCTCGACCACGGTGCCGCTGCACGTCGGACTGTTCCTGTTGGGCTTCTGCATCGCGCCCGCCCTGGTGACGGGGTACCTGCTGTCCGATCACCTCACCACCGCCGACGTGCGCACCGAGGCGTCGAGCTGGATCAACACCGCGGTGAACGCGGGCGCTGCTCTCGCCTCCGCGGGTATCGGCGTGGTGGTCGACTCCCGTTCTCCCGGTACAGGATTTCTGGTCGGTGGCGCCGCGGCGGCTCTCCTCCTCGTCCTGGCAGCGGTGACGAGGCCGCCCTCGTGA
- a CDS encoding GNAT family N-acetyltransferase translates to MTVVAVTARLTLRTYSPDDEHRLDFYTDPEVCRYLMHEPWTAEDARIAVQRRCERTSLDTGAMNALVELNGRVIGTVSAWFVAEDTVELGWTFARDVSGHGYATEAVQAMLDEVLALDRVRRVTAEMDARNAASARLAQRVGLRDEELRLQDCWCKGEWTDTLVYSLSR, encoded by the coding sequence GTGACCGTCGTCGCCGTCACCGCGCGGCTCACTCTGCGCACCTATTCCCCCGACGACGAGCACCGGCTCGACTTCTACACCGATCCCGAGGTCTGCCGGTACCTCATGCACGAGCCGTGGACGGCGGAGGACGCACGGATCGCAGTGCAGAGACGCTGCGAGCGAACGAGTCTCGACACGGGGGCAATGAATGCTCTGGTCGAGCTGAACGGCCGGGTGATCGGCACTGTCTCCGCGTGGTTCGTCGCCGAGGACACCGTCGAACTCGGGTGGACCTTCGCGCGCGACGTCTCCGGCCACGGCTACGCCACCGAAGCGGTGCAGGCAATGCTCGACGAGGTACTCGCTCTGGACCGGGTCCGGCGCGTCACCGCGGAGATGGACGCGCGCAACGCAGCCTCCGCACGTCTGGCCCAGCGCGTGGGATTACGCGACGAGGAACTGCGCCTGCAGGACTGCTGGTGCAAGGGTGAGTGGACGGACACGCTCGTGTACTCGCTGAGCCGCTGA
- a CDS encoding ASCH domain-containing protein produces the protein MADIDSLPVAEFAFPGPLRDALVSAIGAGRKTATTSLRVEYENEPLPRVGERHRVIDSGGATACVIEITDVRVSALGDVDDAHAVAEGEGHADIAAWRAGHERFWRSDEMADTLAGLTIDDSTLVVLERFRVV, from the coding sequence ATGGCCGACATCGACTCTCTCCCCGTGGCCGAGTTCGCCTTCCCCGGGCCGCTACGCGATGCCCTCGTGTCGGCGATAGGCGCAGGCCGCAAGACGGCGACCACCTCACTGCGGGTGGAGTACGAGAACGAGCCGCTGCCCCGAGTGGGCGAGCGTCACAGGGTGATCGACTCCGGCGGCGCCACTGCCTGCGTCATCGAGATCACCGATGTACGCGTCAGCGCTCTCGGCGACGTCGACGATGCGCATGCCGTCGCGGAGGGTGAGGGTCACGCCGACATCGCCGCATGGCGTGCCGGGCACGAACGCTTCTGGCGATCCGACGAGATGGCGGACACGCTGGCCGGCCTCACCATCGACGACTCGACTCTCGTGGTCCTCGAACGGTTCCGGGTCGTCTGA
- a CDS encoding hydroxymethylglutaryl-CoA lyase translates to MTAVQLVEVGPRDGLQNEDAVLSVDDKIELITRSVASGATRIEAVSFVNPKRVPQMAGAEEVMAGVPRDGSVSYIGLVLNRRGLDRALAAGVDEVNVVVVATEEFSRRNQGCSVDEAVAAAHDIITDARTAGVPGTVTIAASFGCPFSGEVDPVRVGELVARIAECAPAEIALADTIGVGVPAQVRRLAELATRNAPNIPQRWHFHNTRNTGYANALTALEMGAQALDASIGGFGGCPFAPAATGNIASEDLIYALDRSGVETGVSMDVLVDAATWLGSALGKDVPGFLGRAGGFPPR, encoded by the coding sequence ATGACTGCGGTGCAACTTGTCGAGGTGGGTCCCCGTGACGGACTGCAGAACGAGGACGCTGTCCTCTCCGTCGACGACAAGATCGAACTGATCACGCGCAGCGTCGCCTCGGGTGCCACGCGCATCGAGGCGGTGAGCTTCGTGAACCCGAAGCGGGTGCCGCAGATGGCCGGCGCCGAGGAGGTCATGGCAGGCGTCCCGCGTGACGGCTCCGTCTCGTACATCGGGTTGGTGCTCAATCGACGTGGACTCGACCGCGCGCTGGCGGCCGGCGTCGACGAGGTCAACGTCGTGGTCGTCGCGACGGAGGAGTTCAGCAGGCGCAACCAGGGGTGCTCCGTCGACGAGGCGGTGGCGGCGGCGCACGACATCATCACGGATGCGCGTACGGCGGGGGTGCCGGGCACGGTCACCATCGCCGCATCGTTCGGGTGCCCGTTCAGCGGTGAGGTGGATCCGGTGCGAGTCGGCGAACTCGTCGCACGGATCGCCGAATGCGCACCGGCCGAGATCGCCCTCGCCGACACCATCGGCGTGGGAGTGCCGGCGCAGGTTCGTCGACTGGCGGAGCTCGCCACCCGGAACGCTCCGAACATCCCGCAGCGCTGGCACTTCCACAACACGCGCAACACCGGTTACGCCAACGCGCTGACCGCATTGGAGATGGGGGCGCAGGCCCTCGACGCCAGCATCGGCGGCTTCGGTGGGTGCCCGTTCGCACCCGCCGCCACCGGGAACATCGCGTCCGAGGACCTGATCTACGCGCTCGACCGCTCCGGCGTCGAGACGGGAGTGAGCATGGACGTGCTGGTCGACGCCGCGACCTGGCTCGGCTCGGCGCTGGGCAAGGACGTGCCGGGGTTCCTCGGGCGTGCGGGTGGCTTTCCTCCGCGGTGA
- a CDS encoding GntR family transcriptional regulator: MARAVDRVYAHIRDSIVSGTYAPGARLGEVEIAELTETSRTPVREALRQLEMEGLVEVLPHRGARVYQWTADDLEEIYDLRMTLEAMAAARAASRIGEKDVDRLAELCDLMETAAGEGADQRLDLMAQLNDEFHAIVRTAAASTRLISMLGAVIQLPLVMRTFHRYAPVDLARSHAHHRDLVAALRAGDETWADSVMRAHVRAAKHVLLQALTTDETKESS; this comes from the coding sequence ATGGCGAGAGCCGTCGACCGCGTCTACGCGCACATCCGCGACAGCATCGTGTCCGGGACGTATGCGCCCGGTGCACGTCTCGGAGAGGTCGAGATCGCCGAACTCACCGAGACCAGCCGGACACCGGTGCGTGAGGCGCTGCGACAGCTCGAGATGGAGGGACTCGTCGAGGTTCTGCCGCATCGCGGGGCTCGGGTGTACCAGTGGACGGCGGACGACCTCGAGGAGATCTACGACCTGAGGATGACGCTCGAGGCCATGGCCGCGGCACGGGCGGCCTCACGTATCGGCGAGAAGGACGTCGACCGACTCGCCGAGCTGTGCGACCTCATGGAAACCGCGGCCGGGGAGGGAGCAGATCAACGCCTGGACCTGATGGCGCAGCTCAACGACGAGTTCCACGCCATCGTGCGCACTGCCGCGGCCAGCACCCGCCTCATCTCGATGCTCGGAGCGGTGATCCAGCTGCCGTTGGTGATGCGCACCTTCCATCGCTATGCCCCCGTCGATCTCGCACGCAGTCACGCCCACCATCGCGACCTGGTCGCGGCTCTACGCGCCGGCGACGAGACGTGGGCGGACTCGGTGATGCGCGCCCACGTCCGCGCCGCCAAACATGTTCTGCTTCAAGCCCTCACGACCGACGAGACGAAGGAGTCCTCATGA
- a CDS encoding CaiB/BaiF CoA transferase family protein, with amino-acid sequence MSEAPTGPLSDLRVVEMGQLLAGPFCGQLLADFGAEVIKLEPPGTGDPMRQWGREKPHGKSLWWPVVARGKKSVTCNLRSAEGQDLARRIIADADIVVENFRPGTMERWGLGFDALREINPRLIMARVTGYGQNGPYAPRAGFGSIGEAMGGIRYVTGNPEMPPSRTGISLGDSLAAVFATIGVLTALHHRENTGRGQLVDSAIYEAVLAMMESLLPEWEIGGYQRERTGSVLPNIAPSNVYPTLGGEMILVAANQDSVFGRLVTAMDRTDLIEDARYRDHEARGKNMTELDDIVGAWTSALDTDTVLDLLHEAGVPAGRIYTARDMFDDPHFAAREAIVRLAHPDFGEIPMANVAPKLSDSPGSVRHAGPELGEHNSDIYGRLLGVTESDRAALAERGII; translated from the coding sequence ATGAGCGAGGCCCCCACCGGCCCACTGTCCGATCTGCGTGTCGTGGAGATGGGTCAGCTTCTCGCCGGCCCCTTCTGCGGACAGTTGCTGGCCGACTTCGGCGCCGAGGTGATCAAACTCGAGCCGCCCGGCACCGGCGATCCGATGCGCCAGTGGGGTCGGGAGAAGCCGCACGGCAAGTCCCTGTGGTGGCCCGTCGTCGCGCGCGGCAAGAAGTCCGTGACCTGCAACCTGCGCAGCGCCGAGGGTCAGGACCTCGCCCGCCGGATCATCGCGGACGCCGACATCGTGGTGGAGAACTTCCGCCCCGGCACGATGGAGCGTTGGGGCCTCGGGTTCGACGCACTCCGGGAGATCAATCCGCGCCTCATCATGGCCAGGGTCACCGGGTACGGCCAGAACGGCCCCTACGCACCGCGGGCGGGCTTCGGGTCCATCGGCGAGGCCATGGGCGGAATCCGCTACGTCACCGGCAATCCCGAGATGCCGCCGTCTCGTACCGGCATCTCCCTCGGTGATTCACTCGCAGCCGTGTTCGCCACGATCGGCGTCCTCACCGCGCTGCATCACCGGGAGAACACCGGACGGGGGCAACTCGTCGACTCGGCCATCTACGAAGCGGTGCTCGCCATGATGGAATCCCTGCTGCCCGAGTGGGAGATCGGCGGGTACCAGCGTGAGCGGACCGGCTCCGTGCTGCCGAACATCGCGCCCAGCAACGTCTATCCCACCCTGGGCGGCGAGATGATCCTCGTCGCGGCCAACCAGGATTCGGTGTTCGGCCGATTGGTCACCGCGATGGACCGGACCGACCTGATCGAGGACGCCCGCTACCGCGACCACGAGGCGCGCGGGAAGAACATGACCGAGCTCGACGACATCGTCGGGGCCTGGACGTCCGCCCTCGACACCGACACCGTGCTCGACCTCCTGCACGAGGCGGGCGTTCCCGCCGGTCGCATCTACACAGCGCGGGACATGTTCGACGATCCGCACTTCGCCGCGCGCGAGGCCATCGTGCGTCTGGCGCACCCGGACTTCGGCGAGATCCCCATGGCGAACGTCGCACCGAAGCTCAGCGACAGTCCCGGCTCGGTCCGGCACGCCGGACCCGAACTGGGAGAACACAACTCCGACATCTACGGACGACTCCTCGGAGTCACGGAATCCGACCGGGCGGCGCTCGCGGAGCGCGGCATCATCTGA
- a CDS encoding hydantoinase/oxoprolinase family protein yields MRYRLGVDVGGTFTDVLLLEETTGTTFRAKTPSTPADQSIGVLNGIAKVCAEAEIEPSEIGQVLHGTTVATNAILQGRGARVGLVTTDGFRQVLQIARSFVPGGLAGWIIWPKPEPLAALENTVEVVGRLAADGSEITPLDEEQARAQLRRLAGAGIEALTISLINSYANDAHEKQVAAWAESELPGIPVSISSQVLPEMREYERTLTTVANSYVQPEVSRYVRNLDRSLQEKGITAPLSILRSDGGLVQSAKAAESPVSLLLSGPAGGVTGAVWFAEQAGYSDFLTFDMGGTSTDVALVLGGEPRIGRETKVGDLAVRATSVDVRTVGAGGGSIAHVPELTKALRVGPQSAGADPGPAAYGNGGTEPTVTDANVVLGYLPAALAGGEVSLDVDASRTAVATIADAIGLGSPEEAASGIVDIVNENMFGALRLVSVQQGYDPRDFALVSFGGAGPLHANALGRLTGAWPVIVPPSPGVLCAYGDATTCVRDESARTMIRAFSDTDDAELRTALAELATSAAARLSAEGVPADQQTAKYQVDLRYQGQGFEIPVDLDASALESGDLLSTLGTAFDTEHERLFSFLLKNEREVINLRVTVSGPRPDVAFQPLEEGGADPSAALVSTNDVWMDGEYAKAGIYDRVKLLAGNVVEGPAVITEMDSTTLVLSGHAATVHSSASLLIAPR; encoded by the coding sequence ATGCGTTATCGACTCGGCGTCGACGTCGGCGGCACCTTCACCGACGTCTTGCTTCTCGAGGAGACGACCGGCACCACCTTCAGAGCCAAGACACCGTCCACCCCTGCGGACCAGTCGATCGGTGTGCTCAACGGCATCGCGAAGGTCTGCGCGGAGGCCGAGATCGAGCCGTCGGAGATCGGGCAGGTTCTGCACGGCACCACGGTCGCGACCAACGCCATCCTGCAGGGACGTGGTGCGCGCGTCGGGCTCGTCACCACGGACGGGTTTCGCCAGGTGCTGCAGATCGCGCGCTCCTTCGTCCCGGGCGGGCTCGCGGGGTGGATCATCTGGCCCAAGCCGGAACCGCTCGCGGCGCTCGAGAACACCGTCGAGGTGGTCGGGCGACTGGCTGCCGACGGGTCGGAGATCACTCCTCTCGACGAGGAGCAGGCCCGCGCGCAACTGCGTCGACTGGCCGGTGCGGGCATCGAGGCGCTGACCATCTCGTTGATCAACTCGTATGCGAACGACGCGCACGAGAAGCAGGTCGCGGCCTGGGCGGAGAGCGAACTGCCAGGCATTCCGGTCTCCATCTCGAGCCAGGTGCTTCCCGAGATGCGCGAGTACGAACGCACTCTGACGACGGTGGCCAACAGCTACGTGCAGCCGGAGGTCTCTCGCTACGTGCGGAACCTCGACCGGTCGCTGCAGGAGAAGGGCATCACGGCGCCGCTGTCGATCCTGCGCAGTGACGGTGGCCTGGTGCAGTCGGCCAAGGCGGCCGAGTCACCGGTGTCCCTGCTGCTGTCGGGCCCGGCGGGAGGCGTCACCGGCGCGGTGTGGTTCGCCGAGCAGGCCGGCTACTCCGACTTCCTGACCTTCGACATGGGCGGCACGTCGACGGACGTCGCACTGGTCCTCGGCGGTGAGCCGCGGATCGGTCGTGAGACCAAGGTCGGCGACCTCGCTGTGCGCGCCACCAGTGTGGACGTCCGGACGGTCGGTGCCGGCGGCGGGTCGATCGCCCATGTCCCCGAGCTCACGAAGGCGCTGCGGGTGGGTCCGCAATCCGCGGGAGCCGACCCCGGACCCGCGGCCTACGGCAACGGCGGCACGGAGCCGACGGTGACCGACGCCAACGTCGTGCTGGGGTACCTGCCTGCCGCTCTCGCGGGCGGTGAGGTGAGCCTCGACGTCGACGCGAGCAGGACGGCAGTGGCGACCATCGCCGACGCCATCGGGCTCGGCAGTCCCGAGGAAGCGGCGTCGGGCATCGTCGACATCGTCAATGAGAACATGTTCGGCGCACTCCGACTGGTGAGCGTGCAGCAAGGCTACGACCCCCGCGACTTCGCACTGGTGTCGTTCGGTGGCGCAGGTCCGCTGCACGCCAACGCACTCGGGCGTCTCACCGGCGCGTGGCCTGTCATCGTCCCGCCGTCGCCCGGCGTCCTCTGCGCCTACGGAGACGCCACCACCTGCGTCCGCGACGAGAGCGCTCGCACGATGATCCGTGCGTTCTCCGACACCGACGACGCCGAGCTGCGCACCGCCCTGGCGGAACTCGCGACGTCCGCGGCCGCACGACTGTCGGCCGAGGGCGTGCCCGCGGATCAGCAGACGGCGAAGTACCAGGTGGATCTCCGGTACCAGGGCCAGGGCTTCGAGATCCCCGTGGATCTCGACGCGAGCGCACTCGAGTCCGGCGATCTGCTGTCCACTCTGGGAACGGCATTCGACACCGAGCACGAGCGTCTCTTCTCGTTCCTGTTGAAGAACGAACGCGAGGTCATCAACCTGCGCGTCACGGTCAGCGGGCCGCGACCGGACGTGGCCTTCCAGCCGCTCGAGGAGGGCGGTGCGGATCCGTCGGCCGCACTGGTGTCCACGAACGACGTGTGGATGGACGGCGAGTACGCGAAGGCCGGCATCTACGACCGGGTGAAGTTGCTGGCAGGCAACGTCGTCGAGGGACCCGCCGTGATCACCGAGATGGACTCGACCACGTTGGTCCTCTCCGGTCACGCCGCGACGGTCCATTCCAGCGCCAGCCTTCTCATCGCTCCCCGCTGA
- a CDS encoding hydantoinase B/oxoprolinase family protein has protein sequence MATIIETSTTPFTTVPVDPITLDIIENALRNARYEMDEVLFRTALSPGIREQHDEFPLIADPSGKMVVGQFGLSVPDFLDNFNGTVGEGDILLTSDPYACGAAISHANDWLIVLPIFHSGRVVGWSSMFGHMSDVGGKTPSSMPTDAHTIFEEGVIIPPFKLYSEGQLNETALDIILNQVRKPDWNRADLNGLVAACSTASRRIVELCDRFGVDVYLSALDALLDRNYQAMKVLLAMLFVDGETIEFNDFICDDGCGYGPYELAITLTRHGEKIHLDFSKAAPQAVGPINYFINENLVRMFFGIYVITVADPQILWNDGFYPLIDVTIPEDSFWKPRYPAALNGRNHGIGRVFDLFGGLLGKNNPDILNAAGFSSSPHFMYSGHYDGGPRDGEWFQLYSIGFGGIPGRPMGDGPDGHSLWPSFVNIPCEYLESYYPLRIERWETVTDTGGAGLHRGGNGVDVAYYFEEPGTIAIHDDRWLTYPWGVNGGKPGARGRKWLIRASGETEILPSKIHDVEVSRGDVLHFVTWGGGGWGDPLTRDPELVALEVRRGLVSADGALTGYGVVCDADGVIDADASAGRRESMAAERGEIEVFDKGPSLEVILERCEEETGLPAPRPPVNVRKAVRA, from the coding sequence ATGGCCACGATCATCGAGACCTCGACCACGCCCTTCACCACGGTTCCCGTGGATCCGATCACGCTCGACATCATCGAGAACGCGCTCCGCAACGCCCGATACGAGATGGACGAGGTGCTCTTCCGTACCGCACTCTCACCCGGTATCCGCGAGCAGCACGACGAGTTCCCGCTCATCGCCGATCCGAGCGGGAAGATGGTCGTCGGGCAGTTCGGTCTGTCCGTGCCCGACTTCCTCGACAATTTCAACGGCACCGTCGGTGAGGGCGACATCCTCCTCACCTCCGATCCGTACGCGTGCGGTGCCGCCATCAGCCACGCCAACGACTGGCTCATCGTGCTGCCGATCTTCCACAGCGGCCGCGTCGTCGGATGGTCGTCGATGTTCGGCCACATGTCCGACGTCGGCGGAAAGACCCCGTCGTCGATGCCCACCGACGCGCACACCATCTTCGAGGAGGGCGTCATCATCCCGCCCTTCAAGCTGTACAGCGAGGGGCAGCTCAACGAGACCGCGCTCGACATCATCCTCAACCAGGTCCGCAAGCCCGACTGGAACAGAGCCGATCTCAACGGCCTCGTCGCCGCGTGTTCGACGGCGTCCCGGCGCATCGTCGAGTTGTGCGACAGATTCGGTGTCGACGTCTACCTGTCCGCCCTCGACGCACTGCTGGACCGCAACTACCAGGCGATGAAGGTACTGCTCGCGATGCTCTTCGTCGACGGCGAGACCATCGAGTTCAACGACTTCATCTGCGACGACGGATGTGGTTACGGACCTTACGAACTCGCGATCACACTGACCCGGCACGGCGAGAAGATCCACCTCGACTTCAGCAAGGCGGCGCCGCAGGCGGTCGGTCCGATCAACTACTTCATCAACGAGAACCTCGTCCGGATGTTCTTCGGGATCTACGTCATCACCGTGGCGGATCCGCAGATCCTCTGGAACGACGGCTTCTATCCGCTGATCGACGTCACCATTCCCGAGGACTCGTTCTGGAAACCGCGCTATCCCGCGGCGCTCAACGGCCGCAACCACGGCATCGGGCGGGTGTTCGACCTCTTCGGTGGGCTCCTGGGCAAGAACAATCCCGACATCCTCAACGCCGCCGGGTTCTCGTCGTCACCCCACTTCATGTACTCGGGCCATTACGACGGCGGACCGCGGGACGGTGAGTGGTTCCAGCTGTACTCCATCGGTTTCGGTGGCATCCCCGGCCGACCGATGGGTGACGGTCCGGACGGACATTCGCTGTGGCCGTCGTTCGTCAACATCCCCTGCGAGTACCTGGAGTCGTACTACCCGCTGCGCATCGAGCGGTGGGAGACGGTCACCGACACGGGCGGCGCCGGTCTGCATCGCGGCGGCAACGGCGTGGACGTGGCCTACTACTTCGAGGAGCCGGGCACCATCGCGATCCACGACGATCGCTGGCTCACCTATCCGTGGGGTGTGAACGGCGGCAAACCCGGTGCACGCGGACGCAAGTGGCTGATCCGCGCGTCGGGTGAGACCGAGATCCTCCCCAGCAAGATTCACGACGTCGAGGTGTCGCGGGGCGATGTGCTGCACTTCGTGACGTGGGGTGGCGGCGGCTGGGGCGACCCGCTGACGCGCGATCCCGAGCTGGTGGCGCTCGAGGTGCGTCGCGGCCTCGTCAGCGCAGACGGCGCTCTGACCGGCTACGGCGTCGTCTGCGACGCGGACGGTGTCATCGATGCCGACGCATCCGCGGGCCGACGCGAGAGCATGGCAGCCGAGCGGGGCGAGATCGAGGTGTTCGACAAGGGTCCGTCCCTCGAGGTCATCCTCGAACGGTGCGAGGAGGAGACCGGTCTGCCGGCGCCACGTCCGCCCGTCAACGTACGGAAGGCGGTGCGCGCGTGA